A DNA window from Myripristis murdjan chromosome 19, fMyrMur1.1, whole genome shotgun sequence contains the following coding sequences:
- the LOC115377774 gene encoding G protein-activated inward rectifier potassium channel 1-like isoform X1 gives MSAIRRKFGEDYQVVNTNRGMTFSAPVKRKRQRFVEKNGRCNVQHGNLGGETSRYISDLFTTLVDLKWRWNLLIFILTYTVAWLVMASMWWVIAYIRGDLSHGGHDSSYTPCVANVYNFPSAFLFFIETEATIGYGYRYITEKCPEGIILFLFQSLLGSIVDAFLIGCMFIKMSQPKKRAETLMFSQDAVISQRDGKLCLMFRVGNLRNSHMVSAQIRCKLIKSRQTPEGEFLPLDQCELDVGFGTGADQLFLVSPLTICHEINTKSPFFDLSQRSLMNEQFEIVVILEGIVETTGMTCQARTSYTEDEVLWGHRFLPVMSLEEGFFRVDYSQFHNTFEVPTPPYSVKEQEEKSSLNSPNPLPAAPTPNSPPLGNGGRGGRRERLLSADCADHIEDQGHRLPSKLQRMSSTKEEHFRRVLRSGTALPGEKASSTGDLPLSIQRLRSSSIPAARQAQPEEQVQLLALDGDPEEEEVEKHRLPSALSLIAAPTPTSVQIPLAGGRPEDNLPPKLRRMNADR, from the exons ATGTCGGCGATACGGAGGAAATTTGGCGAGGACTACCAGGTGGTGAACACTAACCGGGGCATGACTTTTTCTGCGCCggtgaagagaaagagacagcgcTTTGTGGAGAAGAACGGCCGCTGCAACGTCCAGCACGGTAACCTTGGCGGGGAGACCAGCCGGTACATCTCTGATCTCTTCACCACGCTGGTGGACCTCAAGTGGCGCTGGAACCtactcatcttcatcctcacctACACAGTTGCATGGCTGGTTATGGCTTCAATGTGGTGGGTTATCGCCTACATCCGTGGTGACCTGAGCCACGGCGGCCACGACTCGTCCTACACCCCGTGCGTCGCCAACGTGTACAACTTTCCCTCCGCGTTCCTGTTCTTCATTGAGACGGAGGCGACCATCGGCTACGGCTATCGCTACATCACGGAGAAGTGCCCCGAGGGGATCATCTTGTTCCTCTTCCAGTCGCTGCTGGGTTCCATCGTGGACGCCTTTCTCATCGGCTGCATGTTCATCAAGATGTCGCAGCCGAAGAAGCGCGCAGAGACGCTGATGTTCAGCCAGGACGCGGTCATCTCGCAGCGGGACGGGAAGTTGTGCCTCATGTTCCGAGTGGGGAACCTGCGGAACAGCCACATGGTGTCCGCGCAGATCAGGTGCAAGCTCATCAAG tctCGTCAGACCCCAGAGGGGGAGTTCCTGCCCCTGGACCAGTGTGAGCTGGATGTGGGCTTTGGGACAGGGGCCGATCAGCTCTTCTTAGTGTCGCCCCTCACCATCTGTCATGAGATCAACACCAAGAGCCCGTTCTTCGATCTGTCGCAGCGCTCCCTCATGAACGAGCAGTTTGAGATCGTTGTCATCCTAGAGGGCATTGTGGAAACCACAG GTATGACATGCCAGGCGCGGACATCTTACACCGAGGATGAAGTGCTGTGGGGCCATCGCTTCCTTCCTGTCATGTCCCTGGAAGAGGGTTTCTTCAGAGTTGACTACTCTCAGTTCCACAACACCTTTGAGGTCCCAACACCTCCATACAGTGTCAAAGAACAGGAGGAGAAGTCCTCCCTGAATTCGCCCAACCCTCTGCCCGCTGCACCCACCCCCAACTCCCCTCCGCTGGGTAACGGTGGCCGAGGAGGCCGCAGGGAAAGGCTGCTGTCAGCGGACTGCGCAGACCATATAGAAGACCAGGGACACAGGCTGCCCAGCAAACTCCAGCGCATGAGCTCCACCAAAGAGGAGCACTTCCGCAGGGTGCTGAGGTCTGGGACAGCCTTGCCCGGGGAGAAGGCCTCCAGCACGGGAGACCTGCCGCTGAGCATCCAGAGGTTGAGATCCAGCTCTATCCCTGCTGCGAGGCAAGCGCAGCCTGAGGAGCAGGTCCAGCTGCTGGCCCTGGACGGAGatcctgaggaggaggaggtggagaaacaCAGACTGCCATCAGCTCTTAGCCTCATTGCTGCCCCAACCCCGACCTCAGTACAGATCCCGTTGGCAGGGGGTCGGCCAGAGGACAACCTGCCCCCCAAACTGCGTAGAATGAATGCAGACCGTTGA
- the LOC115377774 gene encoding G protein-activated inward rectifier potassium channel 1-like isoform X2, with product MSAIRRKFGEDYQVVNTNRGMTFSAPVKRKRQRFVEKNGRCNVQHGNLGGETSRYISDLFTTLVDLKWRWNLLIFILTYTVAWLVMASMWWVIAYIRGDLSHGGHDSSYTPCVANVYNFPSAFLFFIETEATIGYGYRYITEKCPEGIILFLFQSLLGSIVDAFLIGCMFIKMSQPKKRAETLMFSQDAVISQRDGKLCLMFRVGNLRNSHMVSAQISMQIIRRFTTPEGEFLPLDQCELDVGFGTGADQLFLVSPLTICHEINTKSPFFDLSQRSLMNEQFEIVVILEGIVETTGMTCQARTSYTEDEVLWGHRFLPVMSLEEGFFRVDYSQFHNTFEVPTPPYSVKEQEEKSSLNSPNPLPAAPTPNSPPLGNGGRGGRRERLLSADCADHIEDQGHRLPSKLQRMSSTKEEHFRRVLRSGTALPGEKASSTGDLPLSIQRLRSSSIPAARQAQPEEQVQLLALDGDPEEEEVEKHRLPSALSLIAAPTPTSVQIPLAGGRPEDNLPPKLRRMNADR from the exons ATGTCGGCGATACGGAGGAAATTTGGCGAGGACTACCAGGTGGTGAACACTAACCGGGGCATGACTTTTTCTGCGCCggtgaagagaaagagacagcgcTTTGTGGAGAAGAACGGCCGCTGCAACGTCCAGCACGGTAACCTTGGCGGGGAGACCAGCCGGTACATCTCTGATCTCTTCACCACGCTGGTGGACCTCAAGTGGCGCTGGAACCtactcatcttcatcctcacctACACAGTTGCATGGCTGGTTATGGCTTCAATGTGGTGGGTTATCGCCTACATCCGTGGTGACCTGAGCCACGGCGGCCACGACTCGTCCTACACCCCGTGCGTCGCCAACGTGTACAACTTTCCCTCCGCGTTCCTGTTCTTCATTGAGACGGAGGCGACCATCGGCTACGGCTATCGCTACATCACGGAGAAGTGCCCCGAGGGGATCATCTTGTTCCTCTTCCAGTCGCTGCTGGGTTCCATCGTGGACGCCTTTCTCATCGGCTGCATGTTCATCAAGATGTCGCAGCCGAAGAAGCGCGCAGAGACGCTGATGTTCAGCCAGGACGCGGTCATCTCGCAGCGGGACGGGAAGTTGTGCCTCATGTTCCGAGTGGGGAACCTGCGGAACAGCCACATGGTGTCCGCGCAGATCAG catgcAAATCATCAGACGTTTCACA ACCCCAGAGGGGGAGTTCCTGCCCCTGGACCAGTGTGAGCTGGATGTGGGCTTTGGGACAGGGGCCGATCAGCTCTTCTTAGTGTCGCCCCTCACCATCTGTCATGAGATCAACACCAAGAGCCCGTTCTTCGATCTGTCGCAGCGCTCCCTCATGAACGAGCAGTTTGAGATCGTTGTCATCCTAGAGGGCATTGTGGAAACCACAG GTATGACATGCCAGGCGCGGACATCTTACACCGAGGATGAAGTGCTGTGGGGCCATCGCTTCCTTCCTGTCATGTCCCTGGAAGAGGGTTTCTTCAGAGTTGACTACTCTCAGTTCCACAACACCTTTGAGGTCCCAACACCTCCATACAGTGTCAAAGAACAGGAGGAGAAGTCCTCCCTGAATTCGCCCAACCCTCTGCCCGCTGCACCCACCCCCAACTCCCCTCCGCTGGGTAACGGTGGCCGAGGAGGCCGCAGGGAAAGGCTGCTGTCAGCGGACTGCGCAGACCATATAGAAGACCAGGGACACAGGCTGCCCAGCAAACTCCAGCGCATGAGCTCCACCAAAGAGGAGCACTTCCGCAGGGTGCTGAGGTCTGGGACAGCCTTGCCCGGGGAGAAGGCCTCCAGCACGGGAGACCTGCCGCTGAGCATCCAGAGGTTGAGATCCAGCTCTATCCCTGCTGCGAGGCAAGCGCAGCCTGAGGAGCAGGTCCAGCTGCTGGCCCTGGACGGAGatcctgaggaggaggaggtggagaaacaCAGACTGCCATCAGCTCTTAGCCTCATTGCTGCCCCAACCCCGACCTCAGTACAGATCCCGTTGGCAGGGGGTCGGCCAGAGGACAACCTGCCCCCCAAACTGCGTAGAATGAATGCAGACCGTTGA